The proteins below come from a single Cryptococcus gattii WM276 chromosome D, complete sequence genomic window:
- a CDS encoding Hypothetical protein (Similar to TIGR gene model, INSD accession AAW42917.1; CND02770), with the protein MSTPPANITVVPDEANLQMWKVRITGPPGTPYAKGTFAVSVEFTKEYPFKPPVIKFETRTYHPNIDSDGNICIGLLKTEQWKPATKMDYVLREIYNLLAEPNPDDPLVTSIAEQYRTDRKTFDKRAAEYVAKYAS; encoded by the exons ATGTCGACCCCTCCTGCCAATATTACTGTTGTTCCAGATGAAGCCAATCTTCAGATGTGGAAAGTACGGATAACTGGTCCT CCCGGAACGCCATACGCAAAGGGTACATTTGCAGTTTCTGTGGAATTTACGAAAGAGTATCCTTTCAAACCGCCTGTG ATCAAGTTTGAGACTAGAACATATCATCCCAACATAGATAGCGATGGCAA CATCTGCATCGGTCTTCTCAAGACGGAACAATGGAAACCGGCTACGAAAATGGATTACG TTCTGAGAGAAATCTACAACCTTCTGGCAGAACCAAACCCAGACGACCCGCTTGTAACCTCCATA GCAGAACAGTACCGGACAGATCGGAAGACATTTGATAAACGGGCGGCCGAATACGTGGCCAAGTACGCCTCGTAG
- a CDS encoding 40s ribosomal protein s6-b, putative (Similar to TIGR gene model, INSD accession AAW42915.1) yields the protein MKVNFSNPATGAQKLIDFEDERKTRVFMEKRMGQEVAIDSLGEEFAGYVVRITGGNDKQGFPMKQGVLLQHRTRLLLSDGHSCYRARRDGERKRKSVRGCIVGNDIGVLAVAIVKQGANELPGLTDVVLPKRLGPKRATKIRKFFNLSKEDDVTKFVVRREVTKKNGKTTTKAPKIQRLVTPLRLQRKRHLRSLKKRRTEAQKETVAEYNAAVAKHAEEKKVHNAAVKAAKKARRSA from the exons ATGAAGGTCAACTTTTCCAACCCCGCCACCGGCGCCCAGAAGCTCATCGACTTCGAGGACGAGCGCAAGAC CCGAGTCTTcatggagaagaggatgggCCAGGAGGTCGCTATTGACTCTCTCGGAGAGGAGTTCGCCGGCTACGTCGTCCGTATCACTGGCGGTAACGACAAGCAGGGTTTCCCCATGAAGCAGG GTGTCCTTCTCCAGCACCGAACCAGGCTCCTCCTTTCCGACGGCCACTCTTGTTACCGAGCCCGTCGTGACGGtgagaggaagaggaagtcTGTCCGTGGCTGCATTGTCGGCAATGACATTGGTGTCCTCGCCGTCGCCATTGTCAAGCAGGGTGCCAATGAGCTCCCCGGTCTTACCGATGTCGTTCTCCCCAAGCGACTTGGTCCTAAGCGTGCCACCAAGATCCGCAAGTTCTTCAACTTGTCCAAGGAGGATGACGTTACCAAGTTTGTCGTCCGACGAGAGGTTACCAAGAAGAATGGCAAGACTACCACTAAGGCGCCCAAGATCCAG CGTCTTGTCACCCCCTTGCGTCTCCAGAGGAAGCGACACCTCCGATCCCtcaagaagaggaggacTGAGGCTCAGAAGGAGACCGTTGCCGAGTACAACGCTGCTGTTGCCAAGCACGccgaggagaagaaggttcACAACGCCGCCGTCAAGGCCGCCAAGAAGGCCCGCAG GTCCGCCTAA
- a CDS encoding Protein component of the small (40S) ribosomal subunit, putative; Rps13p (Similar to TIGR gene model, INSD accession AAW42913.1), with amino-acid sequence MHSKGKGMSASALPYRRSQPSWSKATPEEVCDQIFKLARRGLSPSQIGVILRDSQGIPQVKSVTGNKILRILKTNGLAPSIPEDLYHLIKKAVSVRKHLERNRGDKDAKFRMILIESRIHRLARYYIKTQQVPATFKYEAATASTLVA; translated from the exons ATGCACTCTAAGGGCAAGGGCATGTCTGCCTCCGCTCTCCCCTACCGACGCTCTCAGCCTTCTTGGTCCAAGGCCACCCCCGAGGAGGTCTGTGACCAGATCTTCAAGCTCGCCCGACGAGgtctttctccttcccaGATCGGCGTTATCCTCCGTGACTCCCAGGGTATTCCCCAAGTCAAGAGCGTTACCGGCAACAAGATTTTGAGGATCTTGAAGACCAACG GTCTTGCCCCTTCTATCCCCGAGGACCTCTACCACCTCATCAAGAAGGCCGTCTCTGTCCGAAAGCACCTCGAGCGAAACAGGGGTGACAAGGATGCCAAGTT CCGAATGATTCTCATTGAGTCTCGAATCCACCGTCTCGCCCGATACTACATCAAGACCCAGCAGGTCCCCGCTACTTTCAAGTACGAGGCCGCTACTGCTTCTACCCTTGTCGCTTAA